The following coding sequences lie in one Apium graveolens cultivar Ventura chromosome 3, ASM990537v1, whole genome shotgun sequence genomic window:
- the LOC141713900 gene encoding uncharacterized protein LOC141713900 has translation MTDGGHEIVVDLDARTCACRKFDLTGLPCYHACACIQWKNLKLVDYIHPTYGKGVYLATYNHTIEPINSSEYWEKTGLSGPLPPMIKVQPGRPKKKETKKNDVPIDATKLRRQNTNVFCSYCKEKRHNARTCPAKKVDQANGVFKTNFLKKRNKRVQWDQKLIRK, from the exons ATGACAGATGGGGGACATGAAATAGTAGTTGATCTTGATGCTAGGACTTGTGCTTGTAGAAAATTTGACCTAACTGGACTCCCTTGCTACCATGCATGTGCTTGTATACAATGGAAAAATTTAAAGTTGGTAGACTATATTCATCCTACATATGGGAAGGGCGTGTATTTAGCAACTTACAACCACACTATTGAACCAATTAATAGCTCAGAATATTGGGAGAAAACTGGTCTATCTGGCCCTTTACCACCAATGATCAAGGTGCAACCTGGAAGGccaaaaaaaaaagaaacaaaaaaaaatgaTGTCCCAATTGATGCCACCAAATTGAGAAGGCAAAACACAAATGTGTTCTGCAGCTATTGTAAAGAAAAGAGACACAATGCCAGAACTTGTCCTGCTAAG AAAGTTGATCAAGCAAATGGTGTTTTCAAaactaattttttaaaaaaaagaaataaaagagTGCAGTGGGATCAAAAgttaatccggaaatag